Proteins encoded by one window of Salicibibacter halophilus:
- a CDS encoding globin domain-containing protein, with protein MRYLEETLYDALGGERAIATIVEQFYDRVSKHPELMPIFPDDLTETRRKQKQFLTQFCGGPALFTREHGHPRLRARHLPFPITHVKAQAWLDCMGRALQASELENEKAVQELYQRLTLTAHHMINT; from the coding sequence ATGAGGTACCTAGAAGAAACATTGTATGACGCTCTCGGCGGCGAACGTGCAATCGCGACGATCGTAGAACAATTTTACGACAGAGTAAGCAAGCACCCGGAATTAATGCCAATTTTCCCGGATGATCTAACCGAAACAAGAAGAAAGCAAAAACAGTTTCTCACCCAATTTTGCGGGGGACCTGCCTTATTTACGAGAGAACACGGGCATCCACGGTTACGTGCGCGCCACCTTCCATTTCCAATCACACATGTCAAAGCGCAGGCATGGTTGGATTGCATGGGGCGAGCGCTGCAAGCGAGTGAGCTTGAAAACGAGAAAGCCGTTCAAGAATTGTATCAACGGTTAACTTTAACCGCGCACCATATGATTAACACATAG
- a CDS encoding ClpXP adapter SpxH family protein, with protein sequence MKTNQQGCNDSLGVCGVETDEQKQTTNQQKLEIYIFTDPLCPDCWGFEPVIKKFRLEYGHLCKMRFITVPEAASWCVNEQNQKSLADLWEETSSRTGMCCDGDIWHENPLTQSETPAIAVKAAEMQGRQYGLRYLRKVREALFLNKENVSKEEILLDCAKRANLDVHEFHKDLHSDLARKALDADINTTHEMGAEDVPTMIFFNDCIEDAGLKISGLHDFHVYVDILGRMLGSPPTPRPKMDIDEFMETYGLVATQEVAHVYDLSMKEATCRLKALQLQQKIECVPAKKGSFWKADPHRALQN encoded by the coding sequence GTGAAAACAAATCAACAGGGCTGTAATGATAGCCTAGGCGTTTGTGGCGTTGAAACGGATGAGCAAAAGCAAACGACGAACCAGCAAAAACTGGAAATTTATATCTTTACAGATCCTCTTTGCCCAGATTGCTGGGGGTTTGAACCAGTCATTAAAAAATTCAGGCTGGAATACGGCCATTTATGTAAAATGCGCTTTATTACCGTTCCCGAAGCTGCCAGTTGGTGTGTGAACGAACAAAACCAAAAGTCGCTTGCCGACCTTTGGGAAGAAACCTCATCACGTACCGGAATGTGTTGTGACGGAGACATATGGCATGAAAACCCCCTCACGCAATCAGAAACCCCTGCCATCGCGGTAAAAGCAGCGGAAATGCAGGGGCGGCAATATGGACTGCGTTATTTGCGAAAAGTACGCGAAGCGCTCTTTCTTAACAAGGAAAATGTTTCAAAAGAAGAAATTTTATTAGACTGTGCGAAACGGGCAAACTTGGATGTCCATGAATTCCATAAAGATCTCCATTCCGATTTGGCACGCAAAGCGTTGGACGCCGACATCAACACAACACATGAAATGGGTGCCGAGGATGTACCTACCATGATTTTCTTCAACGATTGCATTGAAGATGCCGGGTTAAAAATTTCCGGATTACACGATTTTCATGTATACGTTGATATTTTGGGCAGGATGCTCGGATCACCTCCGACACCACGGCCGAAAATGGACATCGATGAATTTATGGAAACCTATGGATTGGTGGCTACCCAGGAAGTTGCCCACGTTTACGACTTATCCATGAAAGAAGCAACCTGCCGGTTAAAAGCATTACAATTACAACAAAAAATCGAGTGTGTCCCCGCGAAAAAAGGTTCCTTTTGGAAAGCAGATCCCCACAGGGCATTGCAGAATTGA
- the pepF gene encoding oligoendopeptidase F, with translation MTTSSTKVPERSDIPDERKWDVEAIFADAKAWERAFKNVENQLPNLQSFQGKLTTSAESLYEGLKQRDESGMELEKVVVYAHLKNDEDTSNSFYQGLFDRARSLITRFSASIAFYEPEILSVSEDTLKRWTNEYEPLQLYAHELALLNESRPHVLSEKEEGLLAKASEVTDQAGQAFSMLSDADMTFDSIEDENGNETAVSNGRFIQLLQNKNRKVRQDAFASLYRSYRGHENTLASLLSGQVKRNQFYAETRNYASARAQAMHTNDIPEKVYDQLVTVVNDNLHLFQRYLRLRKKLLQLEELHFYDLYVPLVESEAFDYGYEEAKGEITQALKPLGNDYTTAMTDGLEKNGWVDVHENKGKASGAYSSGAYLTQPYILMNWQDSIDEMYTLAHELGHSMHSYFTHKHQPYPYGDYTIFVAEVASTVNELLLSHSLRQKTESKADKLYLLNQQLEGFKGTVFRQTMFAEFEQMIHQKAAEGEVLTPEALKASYLDLNHKYFGDEIIYDDEIAYEWSRIPHFYMNFYVYQYATGYSAAVALSSKILEEGEPAVEQYLSFLKSGSSDYPIELLKRAGVDMTDPAPIQAAMNEFERLLEQAEEIADDLMATK, from the coding sequence ATGACAACCAGCAGCACAAAGGTTCCTGAACGCTCCGATATTCCCGATGAACGCAAATGGGATGTGGAGGCAATCTTTGCGGATGCAAAGGCATGGGAACGAGCATTTAAAAACGTGGAAAATCAATTGCCAAATCTTCAATCGTTTCAAGGAAAGCTCACGACTTCGGCGGAATCGTTGTATGAAGGCTTAAAACAACGGGATGAATCCGGCATGGAGCTAGAAAAAGTTGTCGTATATGCCCACCTGAAAAACGATGAAGATACGTCCAACAGTTTTTATCAAGGATTGTTTGACCGCGCCCGTTCTTTGATCACTCGTTTCAGCGCATCGATCGCGTTCTATGAACCGGAAATTCTGTCTGTATCGGAAGACACGCTTAAACGTTGGACAAATGAGTATGAACCGTTGCAATTGTACGCGCATGAACTGGCTTTGTTGAACGAAAGCAGGCCCCACGTATTATCGGAAAAAGAAGAGGGACTGCTCGCAAAGGCTTCCGAGGTGACAGATCAAGCAGGTCAGGCCTTTTCGATGTTGTCGGATGCCGATATGACCTTTGATTCGATCGAAGATGAAAATGGCAATGAAACCGCCGTGAGCAACGGCCGTTTTATTCAACTGTTGCAAAATAAAAATCGTAAAGTGCGACAAGATGCATTTGCGTCTTTGTATCGTTCGTACCGGGGCCATGAGAACACATTGGCCAGCTTGTTGAGCGGCCAGGTGAAGCGTAATCAATTTTATGCCGAAACGCGAAATTATGCTTCGGCCCGCGCGCAAGCCATGCATACCAATGATATCCCCGAAAAAGTCTATGACCAGCTTGTGACGGTCGTCAATGATAACCTTCATCTTTTTCAACGGTACTTGCGGTTGCGAAAAAAGCTGCTTCAATTAGAAGAGCTCCATTTTTATGATTTATACGTTCCTTTAGTGGAGAGTGAAGCTTTTGATTACGGATACGAAGAGGCGAAGGGAGAAATTACCCAAGCCTTAAAGCCGTTGGGCAATGATTATACGACGGCCATGACGGATGGATTAGAAAAAAATGGATGGGTGGACGTTCATGAAAATAAAGGGAAGGCGAGCGGTGCCTATTCTTCCGGCGCTTATTTGACCCAGCCGTACATTTTAATGAATTGGCAAGACAGTATTGATGAAATGTATACCCTTGCCCATGAACTTGGCCATTCCATGCACAGCTACTTCACTCATAAACACCAACCGTATCCATACGGCGATTATACGATCTTCGTCGCGGAAGTGGCCTCCACCGTCAATGAACTCCTGCTTTCCCACTCGTTAAGACAAAAAACCGAAAGCAAAGCCGATAAACTCTATTTGCTCAATCAACAATTGGAAGGGTTTAAAGGAACGGTTTTCCGGCAGACGATGTTTGCGGAATTCGAGCAAATGATTCATCAAAAAGCGGCAGAAGGGGAGGTGTTAACGCCGGAAGCTCTTAAAGCTTCGTATCTTGATTTGAACCATAAATATTTCGGAGACGAAATCATTTATGATGATGAAATCGCCTACGAATGGTCACGAATCCCCCATTTTTATATGAATTTCTACGTTTATCAGTATGCGACCGGGTATAGCGCCGCCGTTGCATTAAGCAGCAAAATATTGGAAGAAGGAGAGCCGGCTGTGGAACAGTATTTATCCTTTCTGAAGTCCGGAAGTTCAGACTATCCAATTGAACTGTTGAAGAGGGCGGGGGTTGATATGACCGATCCGGCGCCTATCCAAGCGGCCATGAACGAATTTGAAAGGCTATTGGAACAAGCGGAAGAAATTGCTGATGATTTGATGGCGACAAAATAG
- a CDS encoding competence protein CoiA — MFTATSSSGRTVSLLNDADRECMETNATWYCPFCKECLQLKTGKKRRAHFAHRPNTACPSSNPESERHLEGKALLFQWLKAQGTDVHVEVFLPKSNQRADLLVKNENERIALEYQCSPIAREHIRRRTALFHSIGVQVLWVMPFEHLRRKGNIVYLKEWQWEAAYLGRLSEAPDTDLQRMPALFFFQAPSILWTAHINGYLSPRKAHARFVAHRLPQAELERVRTPATVQGSTQRNALLAYKKENRYGKRPSSTPFSMIVQAQLLRDKIPIHLHPAEAGWFLPEQTWVSEAPVLWQSWLLLKIISQFKRQSFISLQTLETEKQWLSTHLQLPVTRVQILINAYLRLLVRLQVLKIHADDTFTLMQTPNVPQSADAGFKMDQHYATRLCAVNNAIAPSGFLPL; from the coding sequence ATGTTTACTGCCACCTCAAGCTCCGGGCGGACGGTTTCGTTATTAAATGACGCGGATCGCGAATGTATGGAGACGAACGCCACGTGGTACTGTCCGTTTTGCAAAGAATGCCTGCAGTTGAAAACAGGGAAGAAACGCAGGGCTCATTTTGCCCATCGTCCAAACACCGCGTGTCCATCGTCCAATCCTGAATCCGAACGCCATCTGGAAGGGAAAGCATTGCTTTTTCAGTGGTTGAAAGCCCAGGGGACTGATGTGCACGTGGAAGTTTTTTTGCCTAAAAGCAATCAACGTGCCGACCTTCTCGTTAAAAACGAGAACGAAAGAATTGCCCTTGAATACCAATGTTCGCCCATTGCCCGCGAACACATCCGGAGGCGTACGGCATTGTTTCATTCCATTGGCGTTCAAGTTCTTTGGGTGATGCCGTTTGAACATTTGCGCAGAAAAGGAAACATTGTCTATCTCAAAGAATGGCAATGGGAAGCTGCGTATCTTGGTCGCTTATCAGAAGCCCCGGACACCGATTTGCAAAGGATGCCCGCTCTCTTTTTTTTCCAGGCGCCGTCCATCCTCTGGACCGCCCATATCAATGGTTATCTTTCCCCGAGAAAAGCCCATGCCCGTTTTGTTGCTCACCGGCTGCCGCAGGCTGAACTGGAACGTGTACGTACGCCCGCTACCGTACAGGGTAGTACGCAACGGAACGCCCTTCTTGCCTATAAAAAAGAGAATCGTTACGGGAAACGGCCGTCTTCGACCCCGTTTTCAATGATCGTTCAAGCGCAGTTGCTTCGCGATAAAATCCCCATCCATTTACATCCTGCCGAAGCCGGCTGGTTTCTACCGGAACAAACATGGGTAAGTGAAGCACCGGTGCTTTGGCAATCTTGGCTTCTTTTAAAAATTATTTCCCAGTTTAAGCGGCAATCCTTCATCTCGTTACAAACCTTGGAAACAGAGAAACAATGGCTTTCCACACACTTACAGTTGCCTGTTACGCGCGTGCAGATCTTAATCAATGCATATCTTCGGCTTTTAGTGCGCCTTCAAGTATTAAAGATTCACGCGGATGATACATTTACACTCATGCAAACGCCAAACGTGCCCCAATCGGCTGATGCAGGATTTAAGATGGATCAGCACTATGCAACCAGGCTTTGCGCCGTGAACAATGCCATTGCCCCGAGTGGCTTTCTTCCCTTATGA
- the mecA gene encoding adaptor protein MecA codes for MEIERINDTTVKFYVTYADIEDRGFDSDEIWYNRERGEEFFFEMINEAYDHENFEIEGPLWIQVQAFNNGLEIVVTRGQMSDGNVKLEIPVGKDKDDNDVDDNIVDMLDEQLRSKHKGREHANADDPLSIVIAFGDLEDLLSLSKAVKLDYVQNEIYAMENVYYLHIVFDDYYDEDEQDNILSRVLEYGDESDVSIHRIREYGNTVVPENGVDVLDSYFS; via the coding sequence GTGGAAATCGAAAGAATTAATGATACGACCGTTAAGTTCTATGTGACGTATGCGGATATCGAGGACAGAGGTTTTGACAGCGATGAAATTTGGTATAATCGAGAACGTGGAGAAGAGTTCTTTTTTGAAATGATAAACGAAGCGTATGACCATGAGAACTTTGAAATTGAAGGACCTTTATGGATTCAAGTCCAGGCCTTTAACAACGGACTGGAGATCGTCGTTACCCGCGGGCAGATGAGTGATGGAAATGTAAAACTGGAAATCCCGGTAGGCAAGGATAAAGACGATAATGACGTAGACGACAATATTGTCGATATGCTCGATGAGCAGCTGCGTTCAAAGCATAAAGGCAGAGAGCATGCAAACGCAGACGATCCGCTTAGCATCGTCATTGCTTTCGGAGATTTGGAAGATCTGCTTTCCTTAAGCAAAGCCGTTAAATTGGACTATGTGCAAAACGAAATTTACGCAATGGAAAACGTTTATTACCTTCATATCGTCTTTGATGATTATTATGATGAAGATGAACAAGATAACATTTTGAGCAGAGTGCTGGAATATGGCGATGAATCGGATGTTTCCATCCATCGCATCCGTGAATACGGCAATACGGTCGTGCCGGAAAATGGAGTGGACGTATTGGATAGCTATTTCTCGTAA
- the spxA gene encoding transcriptional regulator SpxA, translated as MVTLLTSPSCTSCRKAKGWLEEHDIPFQERNVFAEPLSVEEVKDVIRMTEDGTDEIVSKRSKIFQELDIDVDTISLHRLFELISEHPGLLRRPIIYDDKRLQVGYNEAEIRRFLPRKIRTYFLQEAQKLVN; from the coding sequence ATGGTGACGTTATTGACTTCACCGAGTTGTACTTCTTGTCGAAAAGCAAAAGGGTGGTTGGAAGAACATGATATCCCTTTTCAGGAAAGAAACGTATTCGCAGAGCCGCTTTCCGTGGAAGAGGTAAAAGATGTCATCCGTATGACGGAGGACGGCACAGATGAAATTGTCTCCAAACGCTCAAAAATTTTTCAGGAATTGGACATTGATGTAGACACAATATCCCTGCATCGGCTGTTTGAGCTTATCAGTGAACATCCCGGTTTATTGAGAAGACCGATCATCTATGATGATAAGCGGCTCCAAGTCGGCTATAATGAAGCTGAAATCCGCCGATTTTTACCTCGGAAAATACGGACGTACTTTTTGCAAGAAGCGCAAAAGCTCGTGAATTAA
- a CDS encoding putative glycoside hydrolase produces the protein MGRWKNALALTLSVVLFLIGNYDAETAETDTLKVPGETKKELPEQIPRFIEDHDAVAYPDAVRGIYVSGHSAGGKRMERLLDFVEETELNAMVIDVKDDQGYVTYQMENERFDHNAPFSHGLIKDPDALMETLKERSIYPIARVVVFKDTFLAKQRPDLSFQSNGSVWANNQGESFVNPFEKEVWDYNIEVAKKAAELGFQDIQFDYVRFPEGFETRDEALDYSLGSYGGKKDRVQARVDAVSDFVAYAKGALSDYDVNVSVDIFGYAATIEEAPGIGQNFSKIAENVDVISSMIYPSHWTSHFGIDVPDAAPYELIDAYSKEETQLLSTLDNPPVTRPWIQDFTASWLGPGNYIRYGRKEVEAQIEALDENDIHEYLLWNAGNTYTEGVNHDTNEGENITDP, from the coding sequence ATGGGAAGATGGAAAAACGCCTTGGCGTTGACGTTAAGTGTGGTTCTGTTTCTTATCGGCAACTACGATGCAGAAACCGCTGAAACCGATACGTTGAAAGTCCCCGGAGAGACGAAAAAAGAACTCCCGGAACAAATCCCGCGCTTCATCGAAGATCATGATGCAGTTGCATATCCGGACGCCGTAAGGGGGATTTATGTAAGCGGACACTCCGCAGGGGGAAAGCGGATGGAAAGGCTGCTCGATTTCGTGGAAGAGACGGAGTTAAATGCCATGGTGATTGATGTAAAAGACGACCAAGGATATGTGACGTATCAAATGGAAAATGAACGTTTCGATCATAATGCCCCCTTTTCTCACGGGCTGATTAAAGACCCGGATGCTTTAATGGAGACATTGAAAGAACGCAGCATTTATCCGATTGCCCGCGTTGTTGTTTTTAAGGATACATTTCTTGCAAAACAACGGCCTGATTTATCTTTTCAAAGCAACGGTTCTGTGTGGGCAAACAATCAAGGGGAATCGTTTGTCAATCCGTTTGAAAAAGAAGTATGGGACTACAATATAGAGGTTGCCAAAAAGGCGGCTGAGCTTGGTTTCCAAGACATACAATTTGATTATGTGCGATTTCCGGAAGGGTTTGAAACGAGGGATGAAGCGTTGGATTACAGTCTCGGATCTTATGGTGGCAAAAAAGACCGGGTGCAGGCGAGAGTAGATGCGGTGTCGGATTTTGTTGCTTATGCAAAGGGAGCATTGTCCGATTATGATGTGAATGTTTCCGTCGACATTTTCGGATATGCGGCCACGATCGAAGAAGCGCCGGGGATCGGGCAAAATTTTTCCAAGATCGCAGAAAACGTCGATGTCATCTCATCGATGATCTATCCCAGCCATTGGACGTCTCATTTCGGCATTGATGTGCCGGATGCGGCGCCTTATGAATTAATCGATGCCTACTCGAAAGAGGAAACTCAGTTATTGTCAACGCTTGACAATCCTCCGGTTACGAGGCCGTGGATTCAAGACTTTACCGCTTCATGGCTGGGACCGGGGAATTATATTCGTTATGGGAGAAAAGAAGTGGAAGCACAGATTGAAGCCTTGGATGAAAACGACATTCATGAGTATCTGCTTTGGAACGCAGGGAATACTTATACAGAAGGAGTGAACCACGACACGAACGAGGGTGAAAACATCACTGACCCTTGA
- a CDS encoding sodium:calcium antiporter: protein MVYLIFLVAVVVTVISATKLSTYADAISRLSGLGALLIGTFLLAVATALPEVTTTVSAIYLDNPDLAVGNIFGSNHFNLLILAVFDLIFRKRKMLAHIHRQQRYTALFGVFMTLIMAIAIFATVEIPFLGIGIEAIFIIALYLLSLWIIQRTAGEEEEDDASENDSREKEKYSMKHAVIGFIITAIIIFISGTALTFSGDEIAVITGLGSSFVGSFLIAVSTSLPEVVTVWTALKLNNENLAAASIFGSNLFNMVILVVCDLLYAGSLLQAASMSHTVTVILLLMNSALVSYAVFFDQRRRFYTWPSLLMVLFYVLTMVWLFLV, encoded by the coding sequence ATGGTCTATCTAATTTTTCTCGTCGCGGTAGTGGTAACGGTCATTTCCGCGACGAAACTATCTACATATGCAGATGCTATCAGCCGCTTGTCAGGCCTCGGCGCCCTGCTTATCGGCACGTTTCTCTTAGCCGTCGCCACCGCTTTGCCGGAAGTGACGACTACCGTCAGTGCGATCTATTTGGATAATCCGGATTTGGCTGTCGGCAACATTTTCGGCAGCAACCATTTCAACTTATTAATCCTTGCCGTTTTCGACCTCATTTTCCGAAAACGAAAAATGCTGGCCCACATCCACCGACAACAACGGTACACGGCGTTGTTCGGGGTGTTCATGACCCTAATCATGGCCATTGCTATATTCGCAACCGTTGAAATCCCATTTCTTGGCATAGGAATTGAGGCTATCTTCATCATTGCGCTTTATTTATTAAGCTTGTGGATCATTCAACGCACCGCTGGGGAAGAGGAAGAAGATGATGCCTCGGAAAATGACTCGCGGGAAAAAGAAAAATATTCCATGAAACATGCGGTTATCGGGTTTATCATCACAGCAATTATTATTTTTATTTCCGGTACCGCTCTCACGTTTTCCGGGGATGAAATCGCCGTTATCACCGGGCTTGGTTCCAGTTTCGTCGGCAGTTTTTTGATCGCGGTCTCGACGTCCCTGCCAGAGGTGGTAACGGTTTGGACGGCTTTGAAGTTAAACAACGAGAACTTGGCGGCGGCATCCATTTTTGGGAGCAACTTATTCAACATGGTTATTTTGGTTGTCTGCGACCTGCTCTACGCAGGTTCCTTATTGCAAGCCGCATCAATGAGCCACACCGTCACGGTTATTCTGTTGCTTATGAACAGCGCCCTTGTCTCTTATGCTGTTTTTTTCGACCAACGCCGCCGTTTTTACACGTGGCCTTCGCTGCTCATGGTTTTGTTTTACGTACTGACGATGGTCTGGTTGTTCCTTGTTTAA
- a CDS encoding peroxiredoxin family protein — protein MRKCMIAMFLLVAGLMVSVFEEANAEEREDAVPVMQAVPFDGEDVDGNPVTLQDYEGTNMLLIFFTTWCEVCQQELPMLSDNYEALQEKGIEVLAVNMAASERKETDIEAFAKGLQMPVVVDRDGRIAKSYGVQGIPTTYAIDEQQQIIKPFYGPLNREQVLQAFE, from the coding sequence TTGCGAAAATGTATGATTGCCATGTTTCTATTGGTTGCCGGGCTTATGGTAAGTGTTTTCGAGGAAGCAAACGCGGAAGAACGGGAAGATGCAGTCCCGGTGATGCAAGCCGTCCCCTTTGATGGGGAAGACGTGGATGGGAACCCTGTTACACTCCAAGATTATGAAGGGACAAACATGTTGCTCATCTTTTTTACCACCTGGTGTGAAGTTTGCCAGCAAGAACTGCCCATGCTTTCGGACAACTATGAGGCTTTGCAAGAGAAGGGGATTGAAGTGCTGGCCGTCAACATGGCTGCTTCAGAGCGAAAAGAAACCGATATTGAAGCGTTCGCCAAAGGGTTGCAAATGCCGGTCGTGGTCGACCGCGACGGCCGTATTGCGAAAAGCTACGGCGTCCAGGGAATCCCGACTACCTACGCCATCGACGAACAGCAGCAGATCATCAAACCATTTTATGGACCGTTAAATAGAGAGCAGGTATTACAGGCTTTCGAGTGA
- the trpS gene encoding tryptophan--tRNA ligase, whose product MKKIFSGIQPSGIVTFGNYLGAMKHFVDFQSSYDCMFCIVDQHAITVPQDPVSLRDQKRKLAALYMAVGIDPNKSTIFIQSEVPAHAQMAWIMQCVSYIGELERMTQFKDKSEGKTGVSAGLLTYPPLMAADILLYGTDIVPVGDDQRQHLELTRTLAERFNRQYADIFTLPESKILGRRIMSLQNPEKKMSKSDENAKAFISMLDDEKTITKKIKSAVTDSDPNVRFDEEEKPGISNLLTIYSLLNDQSIEAIEKEYDGKGYGAFKTDLAELAVSVFRPIQKRFYEIYESDEVDNALDAGSDKANEQAQHLLQKAEEAMGLQRS is encoded by the coding sequence ATGAAAAAAATATTTTCAGGCATTCAGCCCAGTGGTATCGTCACATTCGGGAATTATTTGGGAGCGATGAAACATTTCGTTGACTTCCAATCGTCGTATGATTGCATGTTTTGCATCGTGGACCAACATGCAATTACCGTACCGCAAGATCCGGTTTCTCTAAGGGATCAAAAACGGAAATTGGCCGCTTTATACATGGCGGTCGGCATCGATCCGAACAAATCAACCATTTTCATCCAATCTGAAGTGCCGGCGCACGCGCAAATGGCCTGGATCATGCAATGCGTTTCCTATATCGGAGAGTTGGAACGAATGACCCAATTTAAAGACAAGTCCGAAGGGAAAACCGGTGTTTCCGCCGGCTTGTTAACGTATCCGCCCTTAATGGCTGCCGATATTCTCCTTTACGGCACCGATATCGTTCCCGTCGGGGACGACCAGCGCCAGCATTTGGAACTGACAAGGACGCTCGCGGAACGTTTCAACCGGCAATACGCGGATATTTTCACCCTTCCCGAATCCAAAATCCTCGGGCGCAGAATCATGTCGCTTCAGAATCCGGAGAAGAAAATGAGCAAATCCGACGAAAATGCGAAAGCGTTCATTTCCATGCTCGATGATGAAAAAACAATCACGAAAAAAATAAAAAGTGCCGTCACCGATTCCGATCCAAACGTTCGCTTTGACGAAGAGGAGAAACCGGGGATCAGCAATTTGCTGACGATCTATTCCCTGCTGAATGACCAGTCGATCGAAGCCATTGAAAAAGAATACGACGGAAAGGGTTACGGCGCTTTTAAAACAGACCTCGCAGAGTTGGCAGTCTCCGTGTTCCGGCCGATTCAAAAACGTTTTTACGAGATTTATGAGTCGGATGAAGTGGACAACGCCCTCGATGCAGGCAGCGACAAAGCGAATGAGCAAGCGCAGCACCTGCTGCAGAAGGCAGAAGAAGCAATGGGCTTGCAACGAAGTTAA